Genomic segment of Microbacterium sp. BH-3-3-3:
TGTTCGACGAGATCGAGAAGGCCCACCCCGACGTCTTCACCCTGCTGCTGCAGGTGCTCGACGACGGTCGTCTCACCGACGGCCAGGGGCGCACGGTCGACTTCCGCAACACCGTGATCGTGATGACCTCCAACCTGGGCGCCGAGGTGCTGGCATCCCGTTCCGGGGCGATCGGTTTCACCACGACCGGCCGCGAGTTCGCCGACGACGATCTGCGCGATCGCGTGATGGGAAAGCTCCGCGAGGCCATGCGGCCCGAGTTCCTCAACCGCATCGACGACATCGTGCTGTTCCGCAAGCTCGAGAAGACGCAGCTGCGCCGGATCGTGCGCCTGCTGCTCGACGCGACCTCGCGGCGGCTCTCGGCACGGGGCGTCGCGCTCGACGTCACCGACGCGGCCGTCGACCGGCTGGCCGAGGTGGGCTACGAGCCCGAGTACGGTGCCCGGCCCCTGCGCCGCGTCATCCAGCGCGAGGTCGACGATCGCGTCGCCGACCTGTTCGTGTCGGGAGACCTGGTCGACGGCGGAGCGGTGACGGTGGATGCCACCCCCACGGCCTTCGTGGTCGGGGCGGCCGCACAGGCGCTCGCGGCGTAAGACAGGACGAACGCCCCGGGACCTCGGTCCCGGGGCGTTCGTCGTCCGTGCGTGCGCCGCAATGGTGGTCCCTCGGATGGCCCGGCCCGTGAAGGACCCAGCCGGATCGGCACGACTCGCGCCACCCCCTCGCCCGATGTCGGAGGGGCCCGGCAGAGTAGACGCATGAGTCGTATCGGCACGATCTTCAGCCCGTACCCGCACCCGCCCGAGAGACTGCGTGACGCCGCGCGCGCGGCCGAAGACGCGGGGGTCGAAGAGTTGTGGCTCTGGGAGGACTGCTTCCGCTCGTCGGCGTGGGCGGCGGCCGCTGCGGCGCTCGCCGTCACCGATCACCTGCGCATCGGCATCGGGATCGCCCCCCTCCCGTTGCGCAACGTCGCCGCGTCGGCGATGGAGGTCGCCACGATCGAGCGCATGTTCCCCGGGCGTCTGCTGCCCGGCTTCGGCCATGGGGTGCAGGACTGGATGCGACAGGTCGGGGCGAAGGCAGCCTCGCCCCTGACGCTCATGCAGGAGCACCTGCCGGCCCTGCGGTCTCTGCTGGCGGGCGAGACGGTGAGCACCGAGGGACGCTACGTGAAGCTGCGCGACGTCGCTCTCGACTGGCCGCCCGCTCAGGCGCCGCTCGTGTACGCCGCGGCCGAGGGGCCTAAGACGCTGGCGCTCGCGGGTGCCGTGGCCGACGGGGTGGTGCTCGACAGCAGGCACACCGTCGCCGAGATCGCCT
This window contains:
- a CDS encoding LLM class flavin-dependent oxidoreductase, with product MSRIGTIFSPYPHPPERLRDAARAAEDAGVEELWLWEDCFRSSAWAAAAAALAVTDHLRIGIGIAPLPLRNVAASAMEVATIERMFPGRLLPGFGHGVQDWMRQVGAKAASPLTLMQEHLPALRSLLAGETVSTEGRYVKLRDVALDWPPAQAPLVYAAAEGPKTLALAGAVADGVVLDSRHTVAEIASAVATVQEGRAEAGREGRADVVAYVLTAFGPDARARATAVLADRVDAADRVLAGSVSEVAEGVARFQAAGVDDVVLLPTDDVDLAAFFSAVGQVAVAVPHAGGVS